CGCACCAGCATACTCATGCTGGCGAGCGCGGTTCTGTTTACGCTGCCGATCCTCTGGTCTCCTTCTGAAGGCTTACCGACTGCCCTACCCCGGCTGGTCGGGATCTGGGGCGGAGTGTTGTGTTACGTGACTCTGCTTCAGGTTCCTCTTCAGGAGAAAGAAACCACAGGGATTTTTTATCTGCTGGCTATCGCTGCCGTTGTGGAATGTCTGATTTCGCTGGCGGGGCTTTACTGCCCGGCGTATCTCCCCTTCCCGCTCAATAACCTGGCTGAAAATTATTCTGGCTACGCACCGGGTATATTTCAGCAACTGAATGTCACCGCTCATTTCTGGCGACGGGGCTGGTCGCCCTGCTGTTTGTTCTTGCCGATGCTCGATGCGTCTGTTACCGGGTTCGCGCAGAATCGTATCGCCTGCTGTTTATTTGTGTCAGCATCATAGTGATATCGGCCACGCTGGTTGTGTTTCACTCACGCACCGGCTGGCTCGGCGGGTTAATCGGCATTCTGTGCGTATCGGTGATGTTCAGCCACCCGCGTTTTCGCGTTCGAACGACAAGTCGCCGCCGCCTGCTGGTGGTCCTTTTGCCGTTCGCGGGTGGGCTTTTAGGCATGCTGATGCTGAATCAGCCTCTGGACGCATCCCTCGCGCACGAAAGCTCCAGCAATCAGCGGATGTTAACCCTGGAATACACGCTACGTATGATCGGCGTTCATCCTTGGCGGGGCTGGGGGTTAGGAATGTTTGAACCCGCCTTCCAGAATTTTATGGCCGCGCTGCCGTTCGATAATCCAAGCCGGGAAATGATGCAACACCCGCACAATGAGACGCTGTTTATCTGGGCGGAGGGCGGCGTGATTGCGCTGGCGGGCGGGCTGTGTCTCCTGTGGGGCTGGATAGTTCTTTTCCTGAGGCGAAAAAGCCTGTGGCAGTGGGCGGCACTGCTCACCACCTTGCCGATTCTGCTGCACACTCAGGTGGAGTTTCCACTCTATTATTCCGTGGCGCACTATTTTGCCATTCTGATTTTAATGGCCTCAGCAGACGGAGAACTCCGCACATTTCAGGTTCGCAGTTCGCGGTTACGTTGGCCGCTGGTGTTCATCGCACTGTATGGCTTAGTGCTTTCTGCACAGCTTTTTTTTGCCAGCATTGTGCTGGGAAATTTTGAGACGGGCAGACTTGCTTTCCCTGAGAGCATTACCGGTTTACACGTGCCGGGACTCATGCAGATGCGCTATCAGCGTGACCTTAGCCAGCTCCATTTGTTGCATTTCAACCGGTCGGGCGATATCGATGAGCTGGAAAAGTATGCCGTTGAAAACAGGGAGTGGATTACATTGCATATGGTCGAGGATGCCTGGAACGATCAGGTCAATATTATGTCCTTTTTACAGCACCAGAGCGAAGCTGAGAAATTAAAACTCCAGGCCCACCGGTTAATGCCATGGGACGATCGTTTTAAGCCATAAGGGATCCAAAACGCTTTCAGCCGCGTTTATTAACGCGGCTTTTTTATATGTGGAATTACGTCCTGAAGGCAGATCCACGTATTCCTCCCTCTCCTCAGAATGTCATCACTCCTGCAGTTTAAAATAGCCTATAGCGAGGTACGTCCCAGCAAAAAAACCTTCTGGCATTGCGGCTAGAGACAACAGGTTTTGGCGATACGCCATTGAAGATATAGTTGAAGCGGGAAGAAGATTAGTATAGACGCTAACTCTGCGTAGATCGCCAGAATCAAACCCGTTCAGGGCAAGAATTGGGAATAGAACGAGGCAGAAACAATGAGGCCGGGCGTCCTGCCCGGTCGGTCATTGCGGACGTTACTGGTAGATGAGTTCCAGAACTGCCGTGGCATTTGCTGCGCCAGGACGAATTGCTTCTTTAGTTTGAATATAGCGAGCGGTAATAGGAAAACTTTCTTTCCCGCCGGAAGATTTTTTCAAAGTAATGAGTTTGTTGATTTCAAGCGGCGTGCCATTATAAAGAAGCTGTACGCCTACACCATCTGCAACGCCGTTCTGGCCCTGATTGCCACTGAGTGCCAGAATACTCTTTTCGGTGGAATCAGGGTTCTGTACGCCATTAAGCTTAATATTGATATTTGCGTCGGCATTGCAGTCCAGCTTAAGATCCACCGTGCTCGTCTTATCAGGAGTAGAATTCACCCCTTTAAATTCAGTTGTGAGTACGTCTCCGATCGGAAAGGACAAGCCATTGCCTGATTCAATTGAACATGCCAAAGAGTTAATATTCCCTCCCGATGTATTTATGTTAAAGAGAACAGTGCTTGTTTCTAAATTGGTCACACGGCCTATTTCGCCTGCCGCCAGTCGGCCCGAAGTAATATCTCCCGTCTTTACTAAATAAACGGTTGCAACATTACTTGCTGTCCAATACGTATACGAACTCATACCAGTCGGGCTACTGAAAGAATTATTCTTCCCTGGATTTTCAAAATAATCGTAAGCTCCGGCACCTGAATGGGTATAAGTAAACACCTTAATGCCGACGCCCGGGATGTTTGTATTATAAACGGAGGCGAGTGATGTTTTAGTTGCACCGGCATAATTCATCTTCATCTCTTGCGTGCATGCACCGGCGTATGCAGAGATACCTACCGTCGCCGGGACGGAAACCTCCTTCTGCAATAACACGGTGCCTACCGGCACATCTCTTTGTATATTAAGATCGTTAAAGGTAAAATCTGCTACCTGGCCTTGACCACCTGGAGTACAACTAGCATAGCTATACCCACAAAACAAAAAGGCAATAAGGAAAAAAAAGATATTTCGATTCATAACACATATCTCATAAAAACCTAAAGTCAGATCAATCCTTCTTTAGTTACTGAAAAAGAAAATACAATGAACTTGTATTAAATATGAAACAGAAAAGCCATAAATCTGTCATTGGCCGTTTCACTCATAATTTATGACAAACGTCACCGTCACATTCGTGCTTCCCGCCGTAACGCTGTCTTTTACAGCCGTATAACGCGCCGAGAAATCCAATACCGCCTCAGCCTGCTCCGGTTTCAGTGCTACACCCGTGCTGGTTTTCCCCGGTGGGACAGGCTTACCGTTACCGTCATAGATTCCCAGTGCCAGACCATTGACTGAATCTGAACTGACGTCAATAGCGAATAAATCAGAGTTTAGTGAATCCGCAACGCCCGAAAAGGTAACGGTGGCTTCACTTGCCGCCGGTCCGCAATGTTCCAAATTAATGGAGAATGACTTATCGGGTGAACTGTCTCCTACTTTCCTGAATTGTTTTTGTGCCATCACCCCCATATCCACAACGAAATTTTGTGAATCAGAAGCAATTTCGCAAGTGTTATCCTGAATAACACCTGCAATATTCACCGTTCCGTCATGGGCCTGTGACAGGCCACAAAAAATCATCACTAACCAGGAAATAAACTGTATCTTATTACATTGAATCATGACCAGTAACTCATTGATATGATAAATCAAAAAATAACACTGCTGTCGCATCACCAGGCGTCACAGGGTATTTTGTTGATTTGTAACGCAACAGAAAGGAGAGCGTATTTTCTCCCTCATCCAATGGAAATGTCTTCGATTCGGACTTATTAAAAGGTATGGTTTTGCCCCCGTTATCCAGCAATTCAATACCAATACCTGTAGCGAGTGTCGTTCCTGTTTCAGTTTCGCTCAGAGCGAGTAATACTGGATTGTCAGCATCGGGCGTACCCGAAAACTTAACCGAAACTGAAGCCAATTTACTGTAACAATTTGAGAGATTAATATTCATCGCTTTGAATGCAGAATTACTGCCGACAGAGGGAAAATCCTTACCTGAAAATGAGCCTATAGTGATTTTTTTTGTGAAAGCAACCTCACAGACGCTTGCCACCACATCGCCAGAGATGGTCAGGGTACTTTCGCTCGCCTTAGCCGGGAATATCCCTGCCACAGAAAAAATAAGCAAGAAAAAACATAACACATTATTTTTCATGGTTTCCTTCCCTATTAGCGACAAATCAATTTGATCTGCGTAATCGCTGTATTTTCTGCTTCAACAGGAAGTTGATAGCTTGCGTTACAGGTCATGTTGCTGCCCTCTCCCCACTGCACCGTGAATGTGCCCTTTTGCGCCAGGCCGGATAGATAAACCTGTCCATCCTCTCCAACAATGCTGCCAGTACCATCGTCACGCGTGACGGTCGCCCCAAACGGAACAGGCTGGTTATTATGCAGCAACGTTATCAGTGCACGGCTACCTACATGGGCCTTGAAGGAGACGCGAACCAGAGCACCTTTTGTAGGAACAACATCTGCTACCGTGTCCTCAAGATCAACTTTGTCACCCAGTGTTGTGGTGTCCAGGCCTATACGGTTTTTACGGTAGGTCGTTGCGAAAGGCACAACAGCATATCCACGCCAGTCCGTTTTCACGCCGGTGGAGTTTTCAACTTTAACGTTATCCGCACCCGGCGCTTCAACCAGGACATTCGTTTCCCCTAGCGGCTGGCTCAGAGTAATGCCGTGTCGATGCGCCACGATGCCGCCCGCAACGCCGTAGGTCACCTGCTGAGAATTACTGCTGTCGTAGCTGTAACCTACGTTGGCATTACCATATCCACCCTGATAAGCAAGGCTGGCATTACCGCTATTACCTGTACCCTGATTACCGTAGCCCTGCTGAACGCTGTAGCTCAGGTTATTGCCTTCCAGCAGAGTACCGCTGATCCCGGCGTTCTGGGTGACGCTACCGTGGTTATCGTGGTTCATGCTGTACGTCGCAAATGCGTTATTTGACGACGAGGCTCCCTGCGCTGAGAGCCATTTACCGATCGGTAACGACAGGTTGAATGCAATCATTTTGTCGGCTACGGGTTGGCCGGACATCTGGCTGTAGTTGTAGCTCAAACCGATATTAATATCCTTCCAGGTGGTGTTATAACCAAACTGCACCAGCGTATCTTTATCATCGTTATGCCAGTAACTTTGCTGGCTTCCGCTGAGATAAATGGAGCCAAAACCACCCAGTTGTTGAGAAATATTGACCTGCAACTTTCCGCGCTTGGTGTAATAGAGGTTGTAGTAGTCGAACCAGTGCGGCACATCGTTGTTATCATCATCATCCTCGTTCAGCGGATTGCTGTTGTAGCCATCCATGTGCTTGTACGTAGTATCCGTAAAGGTGTAATAGCCTGACGTTGAATAGCGATAGCCCAATAACTGGAAGTTAGTTCCTATTTCGTTTAACGATTTTGCATAAAGCAAACGCAATGACTGACCGCTATGCTCGGTCTCATCAATAAGCGTACTTTGGGCGTGAGTGACATCCGCAGACAGCGCGCCCCAGTGGCCCATATTGACCCCCGTCCCGATCGCCATTGCCTTGTAGTTGTCAGACAGCTGTGCGCCGCCATACAACGTAAAACCATGCGGCAAGCCCCAGCTTAATGTTCCTTGTGTGAAAGAGACTTGATCTTGCTGTTCGTTGCTGGTGCGGTACTTCGCGGCTGTGGCAGAATATTTCAGACGACCTTCGCGCTGTAGTAACGGGACGGCGGAATAAGGGACAGAATAGGAGGTAATAGCACCATCCTGCTCTTTTACTTCTACCGTCAAATCCCCGCTTGAGGATGTCGGAAAGAGATCGTCTATTGCAAAGGCGCCAGGCGCTACGTAAGTCTGATAAATAACGTATCCGTTTTGTTTGATCGTCACCTGAGCGTTGCTTTTTGCAATACCGCGCACCGTGGGGGCGAAGCCTTTTAGGCTGTCCGGCAACATATTGTCGTCTGAGGCCAGCTGAACACCACGGAAGCTAACGCTGTCAAACACGTCACCACTGGTATAACTGTCACCCACCGTCAGTTCACTTTTCAGCGAGATGATCGTGCGTTCCAGAAAACCACTAATGTGTTGCCACTGGCTGGTTGTCTCTCCATTACTACTGGTGCTACGGTTAAATGTAGAATAGTCACGATAACGCCATGCTCCCAGGTTTACGCCGCCGTTTAGCCCCAGAAAATTGCTGCTACCTTCGCCGCTGCTGTCTTTTCGTCTGGAGCCATTCAGGTTGTAGTTCAGAAGCAGGGCGTTAATCCCCTGATCCCATTTTTCCGGAGGAATGTAGCCCCGTGCGCTATTTTTAAGCGCAACCTGTGGCACACTGAGATCCAGGCGCTGCTTGCTAAAATCAAAACTGGCTTTAGCCCCCTCAATCAAAGTCGCGATGTCGATACACTGTCCGTCTACAGACTGTTTTCGGTCTTGCGGAATACTCAGATCGAGCCCCAGGCCGCCCAACACCTTCTCAGATAAACAGGCCGTCAAACCTGTATCATCGGAGGATGACGGGGCACTGGAATTCTGCGTTTGCCGGGCCTGAAACTCGACATCATGACTGATGATAAAATCATTATTGAGATAGATGTCTACGCGATATATCCCAGGGGCCTGGCTGCCGTCGTTTTCAAAGCGGGATAGATCGGCAACCTGATTTTTGCCATCCGCTAAAAAAGCCGGATTAAAATAGTTCTCTGCATGCAAAACACCGGGAAATAAACCCGTTCCAATAACTAAAGCTAATGGAGATAACCGCCAGCAGACTGCATTAATCATTCGAGCTTGTTTTCGAAGTTTCATAACATCTTATGACCTGTCTGCATTACGCATTGCATGTTAGTGCTGGGGTTACTGCGCCATAGTCATTCATGGTCTGGAAAGAGATACTGCCCTGGGCATTATCTGGCGCCGTTACCTGAAGGTTACCCATTGGGGGAACCATGTTGTTCGGCAATGCTTTCCCTCCAACGCTGAATTTCACCAGCGAAACAAAATAGGGAGAAGGGTTTGTAATGGTGATGCTTTTTCCACTACGCTGGCAACGCAGCGTTGCAGGTGCATCCATTGATTTCATTTTTAAATGCGCAGGGCGAACAAATAATTTGATCACACTTTGCGTAGCGATCTGTAAGGTATTACCCTGAAGTTGTTTTTTATCGAGTGAAGGTATTGCTTTGTTATTGAAGTAAAATACTGACTCGCGATCTTCCGGAAGTTTTGGGCCTACATACATGATGCGCAGAACGTTCGCTTTTTGAGGCTTCATCACAAACAATGGCGGCGTCACGGTAAACTGTGTGGATTTATTACCCTGGAGATCGGACACCCAAGATTGTACCAAAAACGTCTCTTTGTTATTGGTGTTAACAACATTGATGCTGGTTTGTTTTTCACCCAACGGATAAATGATTCGGGTGGCCCCCAGTGCGATCCCTTCTGCATAAACAAAATGACTATTTCCCAGACAGAGCATTGGCAAGAGTAACATTGAAATAAGGGTTTTCATTTTTAAAAAATCCAAAAAAAAAATAAAAAAGCATCCTGGTGAGCACTTATCCATTTTTACTTACTGATAAATCACCGAGAAAGTGACGGCCGCACTGGCATCCCCCGCCGTAACGGGCATCGATACAGAGCGATATCGTGCGGTAAACAGTAATGTGTTCTCTCCGGCAATCAGCGGCATTTTTGCGAGAGGTTGGCTATCAGGAATTACCTGGTTGCCTCTCATATCAAAAATACCAATTCCGACGCCCTTTGCAGCACCAGAGCCAAAACCTGCCTGAAAGACCTGTGGATCCTTAAGATCAGCCAGTCCGTTGAAGGTGACGCCTGCCGACTCGCTGGTTGAAGTGGCACAATTTTCAAGCTTAATCCAGAAGGTGACCGGTTCCGCCCAACTTCCTGGCCCTAAAAATGAACCGGTACGGACTTGACCCATCATGACACTCTGGTCAAAACTCTGCGTATCAATTGAACATGAGCTATTAACCACAGCACCATAGAAATGCACTTTTCCCACGGTTGATATATCGCTGCTAATACCTGGCTGAATAAATAGCAGTTGAACGAAAATTATCAGTGCTATCAGACGAAACATGTTTATCTCAATAAAAAATAATGATGAAGCGCCAGAAATATCCCCCCCGGAATTCCAGAGGGGGATAAATAAAGCAATCAGGAATAGATGATCTGGAATGTTGCAACAGCTTCAACAGCACCCGCTGTTGGTTCATCCCCAGTTGTCAGATAATCAACACTCATAGGAATGGTGTTGTCGCCTTTTGACAGCGGAATGGTGTCAGATGCGGTTCCAGAGTTAACATTCATCGCCTTACCATCTGGCCCAAACAGGCGCAAAGCCACGCCAGTTGCTCCGCCAGAACCTGCGGTGTTAGCCAAAGCACCTGCAGTTACAGCGTCAGACTGACCGCTGAAACTGATAGCGGCATTCGTATAAGTGCTGACATCGCAGTTAGTCAGGGTCACGTAGAACGGCTTAGACTGGCCAGAAACGGCATCTTTAGCGCCGAGGCTTTTCAACGTAATTTGATCAATATGGACAACCTGGTCTTCAGATTCCAGGGCAACAGCGCACGGTGCGTCAACCACAGAACCCATAAACTTAATATTACCACCGTTAACGGTCGTAGTGGTGCTTGCCGCCTGTGCACAGGTGGCGCTTGCCATAATAGATGCCATAACTACAGCGAACATATGCTTCTTCATTTAAAACTCCAGATACCTATAAGAAAGAAAAATCCTGTTTTCTCAAATAAAACATTATTTTTCAGCGAAAAAATACTCAGCATGTTGCAACAATGTTTTACTGACATGGGAATTTTTACAATATTAAATTTCCAGTTCAAATGAAATGCGATCCTCTCCTGGCTCCTAAATGGGACAATGTTTAGAAGGACAATACCCTTAGCGGTACTTAGAATTACAGCATCAGCATGGAAAACTGTCTTTTCCCGTTAAGGAGTCATATATTATCTCTTGGAGTTTTACCGTGAAAATTATTTCTATTTTACTGCTTGGCTGCACTATCGCTGCCACCTGCCAGATGGCTCATGCAACGGTCAATATTGGCGGAACACGCCTCGTCTATGCAGGTGCAAAAAAAGAAGTGTCGCTCAGCGTTCGTAATCCGGACAGTAGTCCTTATCTTATCCAGACGGTTATCGATAATCTTGATAGTAGTCCGCAAAAACCGCCCTTTATCATCACCCCTCCGCTTTATCGCCTTGATGGAGGGAAAGAAAACCTGATGCGCGTTATCCAGTCAGGAAATCTTCCACAAGATAAAGAGTCCATGTTCTGGCTACGTGTTAAGGCAATCCCATCTGCGCCACGTGAAAAAAATACGCTACAGATTGCGGTATCAACCAGCATCAAACTGATTTACCGCCCGGACTCGCTGAAAAACCTGGATGTAGAGAAAGAGAGCGACAAACTCAGCTGGCATATCTCTGGCAACCAACTGGATATCAACAATCCGACGCCCTGCTACATTAATTTCAATGAAATCAGTGTTGCCGGAAAAAAACTCACGAATGTCTCCTATGCGTCTCCAGGAAAAACAACATCTTTTACGCTACCTGCGGGTGTTAATTCAGGAAATATTCAATTTAGCGTCATCAGCGACTTCGGCGCTGTGGGTAAGATGCACTCAAAATCTGCTTAAATGGTTATGATTATGTTTAACGTAAATAAATTCTTTTTATCATCAACAGCCTGTATTTTCCTTGCTGCGGGTATTGTCCACTCGGCTTTTGCCGTAGACCCAGTACAAATTACCGTAACGGGCAATATTGTCGCCTCACCTTGTGTAATCGATACGGGAAGCGAGTCATTAAATATTTCTCTGGGAGACCAGTTGCAAAGCGCCGATCTCAATGCAGCAGGAAGCGGTTCTGCATGGGTACCAATTAACGTCGTTTTCAAAAGCTGTCCGGCGGGTACTTCAACCATTACCGCGACATTTCACGGCACAGCCGATGCTGGGGACCCGAATACACTGTACAGCAACACGGCAGTAGATGCGGGTGAAAACAAAGCGGCCAAAAACATCGCTGTTCAGCTTGAAGGTTTGGCTAATGAAGCTTACGGCAACGGCAAAACGGCGACTATTGATATTGCCTCCGCAGGCACGACCCCCACCTTTAAGATGCATACTCGCGCTTTCAGTAAAGACGGTGGCGCGACACCGGGAAAAATCAGCTCCGTTATCACGATGTCATTCACGTATAACTAACAAACGGGTTTTTCTCCCGGATACGGCTCAAGGATGGCCGTTTTCGGTCATTTTTTGATTATAGGGTGCTGAAAGGGGTATCATGATTTTCTCTCGCTTTGCGTCTTTGCTGGCTGCATTCAACGCGTTCTCCCCATCGCCTTTACGTTAAACATCCTTCACCTTTCAGCCTCTATTAAGATAACGTGTTGTTTGTTGCGCGTAGCCCATGGTGTCATTTATAACCTTGTCCTCACGACCACCACTTTTATCAACCTCTGATATACTCGTAGTGATATTTCTCTGGGAATGTTGTACGCTATGAAACCTGAAAATTATATTATAAAACTTATACATGAACTCTCTGAACCGGCGCGCGTAAGGGTAGGACGCCAACGGCAAATCATTTCATTGGATCAGCTTGAAGAACCGATGACATTCATACTGCATTCCGGCATCGTCGCCGTCTACCGAACGAGAGACCGGCTTCTACTGAAGTTTATCGAAGCCCCGATGATCGTTGGTATGAATGATCTTATTGATACCAATGCGGGTTTTTATATGCAGGCCTGCGGTGAAATTAGATATGAAATCAAACCACGAAAATCCACACTTGAAACTATTAACAATCGCAATCTTTGGCAGGAAGCCGCCTATTCGTATATGTATGCCATAAAACGTTTACTACAAGCTCACGAAACTTCGGTTGGGTTGTCTACATACGAGTTGATTCGTTTAAACCTTGTGTCACTAATGACCGAAAAAGAAGACGTTCGTCTGTCAGTTAATGCCTGTGATTACATACAGGAAAAAACCCATCTTTCGCGCAGTCGAATTATGAAGATCCTGAGCGATTTGAAAACAGGCAACTATATTAAAATTGAACGTGGGCTCTTAATGGCAATACACAGGCTTCCGGATCACTACTGACCCGGGTAACCAGGTTTATTTGTTCTGCTTCGCCAACCATGCCATTGCCCTTTCTCCCGCCTCATCCACCGGTAAATACACCAGCAGCCGCGACCCGTTTCGCGGCGCTGAGTACCAGTACATCTGCTGCAGCGTAAAATCCCCCAGCTCGGGATGGGTAAACAGCTTGAGCTGGTTCTCCACACCGCGCACGTCGTTGCGCTGGTGCCACAGGGTTTTAAACTCTTCCGACACCGCAAAGAAGCGCGCCAGTTTGACCTCCCACAGCGGATCGCCCCGGTGCTCGGCCATCGCCGCCCGGAAATAGGAAACAAATATGGGCAGCACATCGTCACGCCTGCCGAGACGCGCGCGCCACGCCGGGTTGGTGAGGAACAGGTAAATACAGTTGCGGTCTTCCGGCGGGATTTCATTGAAATCGACGCCCATCAGGTGCCCGAAGCTGTCGTTCCACGCCACGATGTCGAAATTCGGTTTCTGAATGCTGGCGGGTTTAGGCATCAGCGTATCCAGCAGGCGGCGCGTGCCCTCGCTGATACCCTCGCAGCAAACCGCCTGCGGCGCTTCACCCGGCGGCAGCCCGGCTAACACAAACAGGTGTCGGGCCTCGGTCGGGGTGCATTGCAGCGCTTTTGCCACAGCGGCCATCACCGCGCTGGACGGATTGACGTCCCTGCCCTGCTCAAGCCAGGTATACCAGGTCACGCCCACGTCCGCGAGCATCGCCACCTCTTCCCGGCGCAGACCCGGCGTGCGGCGACGACCGCTGCGCGGCAGGCCGAGACGCTGCGGATCGAGGCTTTCGCGTCGCGCGCGTAAAAATGCCCCCAGCTGTTTTCGGGTGTCATCCTGAAGTGAGACGACGGGTTCAGACATCAAGGCCATAAATCCCCCTGCATGGTAGTGCCAGTACCAGTATAAGCAAGAACTGGTACCCGTTTATCAGATGGTTGATGCTACGACCATCTGTTGAATGACGCAATGGAGTTACCATGAATACGTCAGTTGTTTCACCGGGCCGCGCTGGCCTGATATTGCTGCTAACCGGCCAGATGCTGCCGATGATTGATACCTCAATCACCAACGTCGCGCTGGACGCCATCACCCACTCGCTGAACGCCACCGCCACCGAGCTGGAGCTGATAGTCGCCCTCTACGGCGTGGCCTTCGCCGTCTGCCTCGCGCTCGGCAGCAAGCTGGGGGATAACTTTGGCCGTCGGCGTCTGTTCATGTGGGGCGTCGCGAGCTTTGGCCTGGCCTCGCTGCTGTGCGGGATGGCGGGGAACATTGAACAGCTGCTGGCCGCGCGCATCGTTCAGGGGGCGGGGGCCGCGCTGATCGTGCCGCAAATTCTTGCTACCCTGCACGTGACGCTGAAAGGTACGGCGCACGCTAAAGCCATCAGCCTGTTTGGCGGCATCGGTGGGATTGCGTTTATCGTCGGCCAGATGGGCGGCGGCTGGCTGGTGTCGGCGGATATCGCCGGGCTGGGCTGGCGTAACGCCTTCTTCATCAACGTGCCGATTTGTCTGGTGGTGCTGGCACTGAGTCGCCATTTCGTACCCGAAACCCGTCGCGAGACGCCGTCACGCATCGACTGGACCGGAACCGTGCTGCTGGCGATCATTCTTTGCTGCCTGCTGTTCCCGATGGCGCTCGGCCCACAGTGGCACTGGTCGTGGCCGCTGAAGGTTATGCTTCTCGCCATTATTCCGCTGGGCTGGCTGACGGCGCTGAATGCGCGCAAAAAGGAGCGTGAGAACGCCCATCCGCTGATCCCGCCGCGCCTGCTGCAGCTTCGCAGCGTTCGCTTTGGCATTCTGATTGCGATGCTCTTTTTCAGCGTCTGGTCCGGGTTTATGTTCTGTATGGCGCTGACCATGCAAACCGGTCTGGGGATGGCACCGTGGCAGTCCGGAAACAGTTTTATCGCGCTGGGCGTAACTTACTTTATTTCGGCGTGGTTCGCGCCGAGGCTGATTGCTCGCTACAGCACCAGTACCATTCTGCTGACGGGTCTGGCGATCCAGATTGCCGGCCTGCTGGCGCTGATCGCCACGTTCCGCGTCTGGGGAATGGAGAATACCGCCCTGACGCTGGCGCCCGCGACCGGGCTGGTCGGCTACGGGCAGGCGCTGATCGTGAACAGCTTCTACCGCATCGGGATGCGCGATATTCAGCCTGACGACGCGGGGGCTGCGAGCGCCATTCTCAGCACGCTGCAGCAGGCCGCGCTGGGGCTTGGCCCGGCCATTTTTGGCGCGATTTTGCTGCACGCGCTGCAAAACCATCACGGGGATTACACCCAGGCGGTGAACGTCTTCCTGATGGTGGAAACGGCGATGATGGTGGTGCTTGCCCTGGCGACGCTGCGCATCCGCCATCGCCTGTGCCTGCCGGTGGTGAAGGTCTGCCAGGCCACCAAATAAGCCCGGGAATTTGCATAATAGATCCGCAGCCGCCATTATGGGGCTGCATCAATACAGGAGACGTTATGCAGGAATTAATTGCTCAGGTTGAAGAGTTAGGCATTGAAATTAATCACACCACCTCTTTAGTGATTATCTTTGGTATTATTTTTCTTACCGCCATCATCGTTCATTTTATTCTGCACAAAGTGGTGCTTCGCGCTTTCGAAAAACGCGCGCAGG
This region of Enterobacter asburiae genomic DNA includes:
- a CDS encoding helix-turn-helix domain-containing protein codes for the protein MKPENYIIKLIHELSEPARVRVGRQRQIISLDQLEEPMTFILHSGIVAVYRTRDRLLLKFIEAPMIVGMNDLIDTNAGFYMQACGEIRYEIKPRKSTLETINNRNLWQEAAYSYMYAIKRLLQAHETSVGLSTYELIRLNLVSLMTEKEDVRLSVNACDYIQEKTHLSRSRIMKILSDLKTGNYIKIERGLLMAIHRLPDHY
- a CDS encoding fimbrial protein, translated to MFNVNKFFLSSTACIFLAAGIVHSAFAVDPVQITVTGNIVASPCVIDTGSESLNISLGDQLQSADLNAAGSGSAWVPINVVFKSCPAGTSTITATFHGTADAGDPNTLYSNTAVDAGENKAAKNIAVQLEGLANEAYGNGKTATIDIASAGTTPTFKMHTRAFSKDGGATPGKISSVITMSFTYN
- a CDS encoding MFS transporter, with amino-acid sequence MNTSVVSPGRAGLILLLTGQMLPMIDTSITNVALDAITHSLNATATELELIVALYGVAFAVCLALGSKLGDNFGRRRLFMWGVASFGLASLLCGMAGNIEQLLAARIVQGAGAALIVPQILATLHVTLKGTAHAKAISLFGGIGGIAFIVGQMGGGWLVSADIAGLGWRNAFFINVPICLVVLALSRHFVPETRRETPSRIDWTGTVLLAIILCCLLFPMALGPQWHWSWPLKVMLLAIIPLGWLTALNARKKERENAHPLIPPRLLQLRSVRFGILIAMLFFSVWSGFMFCMALTMQTGLGMAPWQSGNSFIALGVTYFISAWFAPRLIARYSTSTILLTGLAIQIAGLLALIATFRVWGMENTALTLAPATGLVGYGQALIVNSFYRIGMRDIQPDDAGAASAILSTLQQAALGLGPAIFGAILLHALQNHHGDYTQAVNVFLMVETAMMVVLALATLRIRHRLCLPVVKVCQATK
- a CDS encoding fimbrial protein, with protein sequence MKKHMFAVVMASIMASATCAQAASTTTTVNGGNIKFMGSVVDAPCAVALESEDQVVHIDQITLKSLGAKDAVSGQSKPFYVTLTNCDVSTYTNAAISFSGQSDAVTAGALANTAGSGGATGVALRLFGPDGKAMNVNSGTASDTIPLSKGDNTIPMSVDYLTTGDEPTAGAVEAVATFQIIYS
- a CDS encoding molecular chaperone — encoded protein: MKIISILLLGCTIAATCQMAHATVNIGGTRLVYAGAKKEVSLSVRNPDSSPYLIQTVIDNLDSSPQKPPFIITPPLYRLDGGKENLMRVIQSGNLPQDKESMFWLRVKAIPSAPREKNTLQIAVSTSIKLIYRPDSLKNLDVEKESDKLSWHISGNQLDINNPTPCYINFNEISVAGKKLTNVSYASPGKTTSFTLPAGVNSGNIQFSVISDFGAVGKMHSKSA
- a CDS encoding helix-turn-helix transcriptional regulator; translation: MALMSEPVVSLQDDTRKQLGAFLRARRESLDPQRLGLPRSGRRRTPGLRREEVAMLADVGVTWYTWLEQGRDVNPSSAVMAAVAKALQCTPTEARHLFVLAGLPPGEAPQAVCCEGISEGTRRLLDTLMPKPASIQKPNFDIVAWNDSFGHLMGVDFNEIPPEDRNCIYLFLTNPAWRARLGRRDDVLPIFVSYFRAAMAEHRGDPLWEVKLARFFAVSEEFKTLWHQRNDVRGVENQLKLFTHPELGDFTLQQMYWYSAPRNGSRLLVYLPVDEAGERAMAWLAKQNK
- a CDS encoding fimbrial protein; the encoded protein is MFRLIALIIFVQLLFIQPGISSDISTVGKVHFYGAVVNSSCSIDTQSFDQSVMMGQVRTGSFLGPGSWAEPVTFWIKLENCATSTSESAGVTFNGLADLKDPQVFQAGFGSGAAKGVGIGIFDMRGNQVIPDSQPLAKMPLIAGENTLLFTARYRSVSMPVTAGDASAAVTFSVIYQ